In Littorina saxatilis isolate snail1 linkage group LG8, US_GU_Lsax_2.0, whole genome shotgun sequence, a single genomic region encodes these proteins:
- the LOC138974452 gene encoding thrombospondin-1-like, with the protein MECCLCVWILTISVGIASATWTEWTACSKTCGGGTRSRNCVATCSTEDSQTEPCNTQGCTCQPGDVRWQEWKEWSACSMTLGSGDTCGNGYRTRLRMCYVARRPTACKSDCSDIAGTFSMEEPCVVCCDDNDRTSSWGDWLQWGQCSVTCGQGERSRSRTCNPPNVNEAGSCASTCVGDATQFDDFCLATQRCCEEKGTVTIPNGKR; encoded by the exons ATGGAatgctgtctctgtgtgtggatTCTCACCATTAGTGTTG GTATAGCGAGTGCGACGTGGACAGAGTGGACAGCGTGCAGCAAGACGTGTGGGGGAGGAACACGAAGCAGGAACTGTGTCGCCACGTGCAGCACAGAGGACTCCCAGACTGagccatgtaacacccagggcTGCACCTGTC AGCCGGGTGATGTACGCTGGCAGGAGTGGAAGGAGTGGAGCGCGTGTTCGATGACTCTCGGGTCAGGCGACACGTGTGGGAACGGCTACCGGACACGGCTCCGAATGTGCTACGTTGCCAGGCGACCCACCGCCTGCAAGTCGGACTGCAGCGACATCGCAGGGACCTTCTCTATGGAGGAACCCTGTGTCGTCTGCTGCG ACGACAACGACCGGACGTCCAGCTGGGGGGACTGGCTCCAGTGGGGTCAGTGCTCCGTCACGTGCGGTCAAGgggaaaggtcaaggtcacgcaCGTGCAACCCGCCCAATGTCAACGAAGCGGGGTCATGTGCGTCCACCTGTGTCGGGGACGCTACACAGTTCGACGATTTCTGTCTGGCCACCCAGCGCTGCTGCG aGGAAAAGGGAACTGTCACGATTCCCAACGGCAAACGATGA